The genomic window AGTGCCATCATTGAGGCGCTACGGCAATTTCCTGAAGTACGAGGTTGGGTCTCCTTCACGTGCAAAGACGAAGTACACGTTGCACACGGAGAGAGATTGGCGGACTGTGCTGCTTTTCTGGATACTGTGCCGCAGGTCCTCGCCGTGGGTGTGAACTGCACGCATCCTAAATATGTGCGTTCACTGGTCCACGAGCTGAAGCGGAGCACTCAGAAGGCGATTGTCGCTTATCCCAACTCTGGCGAGGTGTGGGACGCGGAAAGGCGCTGCTGGACGGGGAAGTCCAATGCGGCGGAATTTGGCCGTCTTGCTTCAGAGTGGGCCGAGGCTGGTGCGCAGACGATTGGTGGATGTTGCCGCACCGGCCCGGAACATATTCGGTGTGTTGCCGAAGCCCTAAAAGCGGAATAGAACACGGAAGGCCGCCACGTTGTGCTAGATGGACGAGTTTCTGGCGTTAAATCATCTCCGTTTCCCATAGATCATGCAGATGGATCACCCCCTCGATCTCTCTGTCGCGGTTGACGACAATCAAAGAAGTGATTTTCTTTTCTTCCATGATGCGTAGGGCTTCCACCGCAAATTCTTCTGCGTGGATGGTCTTGGGAGAAGGGTTCATGGCCTCTCCGGCGGATTTTTCAAGTGTTCGTGGACCTTCGCGCTGGAGCAGGCGGCGCAGGTCGCCGTCGCTGATGATGCCTGCGAGTTTTCCATCCTTCTCCACCGTCGTGATGCCGAGGCCCTTGCGTGACATCTCATAAATCACCTCGTCCATCCGTGTTTCTGGTCCCACTCTGGGTACTGAGTCGCCGGTATGCATCATATCGCGCACGCGAGAGAGCCTTTTTCCCAGCTTGCCGCCCGGATGCAGTGCGGCGAAGTCCTCAGCTCGGAAGCCTTTACGCAGAGAAACGGCAATGGCGAGCGCGTCACCAAGGGCGAGCATGGCTGTGGTGGAAGCCGTCGGCGCCAGCCCCAGACCACAGGCCTCTTGCCTGACGCTGCAATCCAGCGCAACATCGCTGGCCTGGGCGAGTGTAGACGCCATGTTGCAGCAAAAAGAAATCACCGCATCACCAATACGCTTGATCGTTGCCAGCAAACGCAGGATCTCTTCCGTCTCGCCACTGGCCGAAAGTGCAAGGATAATGTCACCCCGCGTGACCATACCCAGGTCGCCATGCACTGCCTCTGCCGGATGCAGAAAGAGTGCCGGACTTCCGGTCGAGCTGAGGGTGGCTGCGATCTTCTGCGCGATGATGCCGCTCTTACCCATGCCG from Pseudacidobacterium ailaaui includes these protein-coding regions:
- a CDS encoding KpsF/GutQ family sugar-phosphate isomerase; this encodes MTTILRDAPVTIHFDPMNHLTPAELVRIEAQALEELATRLEGPMSVDFERAVDLIVQCSQSRGRIVVTGMGKSGIIAQKIAATLSSTGSPALFLHPAEAVHGDLGMVTRGDIILALSASGETEEILRLLATIKRIGDAVISFCCNMASTLAQASDVALDCSVRQEACGLGLAPTASTTAMLALGDALAIAVSLRKGFRAEDFAALHPGGKLGKRLSRVRDMMHTGDSVPRVGPETRMDEVIYEMSRKGLGITTVEKDGKLAGIISDGDLRRLLQREGPRTLEKSAGEAMNPSPKTIHAEEFAVEALRIMEEKKITSLIVVNRDREIEGVIHLHDLWETEMI